The following are from one region of the Sulfurimicrobium lacus genome:
- a CDS encoding ABC transporter permease, whose translation MNLVRLSWRMLLREWRAGELYALALALVVAVGGVTAVSFFTDRVSQALGGEASQLLGADLVLVADHEIAPLFSQEARRRGLKLVRTRTFPSMIISASGNQLAEVKAVEGGYPLRGALRLQTAQGESAASGIPAPGTVWLDKRLREQLRLAPGNRVEVGASQLAVAAELSFEPDSGGGMFSIAPRLMMNLSDLPATQLVQPGSRITYRLMLAGEARAIAAYRTWAASRLGRGEKLEGVSDARPEIRSALERGGKFLGLAALTSVILAAVAIVLSVRRFLERHLDGCAVMRCIGAMQAQVFRLYLYQFLWLGLMASLAGCLLGYGAQWVLAHQLEHLVANGLPAPSLLPVAQGVLTGMATLLGFALPFLQRLQRVPAIWVLRRELGMPQRFNLLSFALGVVTLAGLLLWQAGEVKLGLYVLVGLVAVAALSLLLAYGLIRLLAPWRSGMRSAWRYGLANVVRRRHTSAGQVVALGFGLTALLLLTLVRGDLLHSWQTTLPHDAPNRFIINIQPQQLPALREFFAGRGMASPELFPMVRGRLVAINGRQTTAADYPDDRAKRLMEREFNLSSAERMQGDNQLFAGNWWRAGDPDAAQLSVEEGIAKTLGLKLGDKLSYQVAGQNFTARITSLRKVDWDSFRVNFFVIAPPALLERYPASYITAFYLPPGQEMLLNDMVKAFPNLTVIDVAALMGHVRAMMDRVAAAVEFVFLFTLAAGLMALYAAIAATREERMYEAAVMRTLGASRRQLALSQLTEFALIGLLAGGVAAMAASGLGFFLATRVFHLPYQFNPWLWLVALVAGGVGVTLAGWLGTRGVLRQPPLLTLRQLG comes from the coding sequence ATGAACCTGGTGCGACTCTCCTGGCGCATGCTGCTGCGCGAATGGCGGGCCGGGGAGTTGTATGCCCTGGCGCTGGCGCTGGTGGTCGCGGTGGGTGGCGTCACGGCGGTGAGCTTCTTTACCGATCGGGTGAGCCAGGCGCTGGGTGGCGAAGCGAGCCAGTTGCTGGGGGCTGATCTGGTGCTGGTGGCGGACCACGAAATCGCGCCGCTTTTTTCTCAGGAAGCCCGACGGCGCGGTTTGAAGCTGGTGCGTACGCGCACTTTCCCGAGCATGATCATCAGCGCCAGCGGCAACCAGCTGGCTGAAGTCAAAGCGGTGGAAGGCGGTTATCCACTTAGGGGCGCGCTGCGCCTCCAGACGGCGCAAGGCGAGTCTGCCGCGTCCGGCATCCCCGCGCCCGGCACGGTGTGGCTGGACAAGCGTTTGCGCGAGCAGTTGCGCCTGGCGCCTGGCAACCGGGTCGAGGTAGGCGCGTCGCAACTGGCAGTGGCGGCCGAGTTGAGCTTCGAGCCTGACAGCGGTGGCGGCATGTTCAGCATCGCCCCCCGCTTGATGATGAACCTGTCCGACCTGCCTGCCACCCAGCTCGTTCAGCCCGGCAGCCGCATCACGTATCGTCTGATGCTGGCGGGAGAAGCGAGAGCCATTGCAGCCTATCGTACCTGGGCCGCTTCCCGCCTGGGGAGGGGCGAAAAGCTGGAAGGGGTGAGCGATGCGCGGCCGGAAATCCGTTCCGCGCTGGAGCGGGGCGGCAAGTTTCTCGGTCTAGCCGCGCTCACCAGTGTCATCCTGGCGGCGGTGGCGATCGTGCTTTCGGTGCGGCGCTTTCTCGAACGCCACCTCGACGGCTGTGCCGTGATGCGCTGCATCGGGGCGATGCAAGCGCAAGTATTCCGCCTCTACCTTTACCAGTTCCTGTGGCTCGGCCTCATGGCCAGCCTGGCCGGGTGCCTGCTGGGTTATGGCGCGCAATGGGTGCTGGCGCATCAGCTGGAACACCTGGTGGCGAACGGCTTGCCGGCACCGTCCCTGCTGCCCGTGGCACAGGGGGTACTGACCGGGATGGCAACCCTGCTCGGCTTCGCCTTGCCATTCTTGCAGCGCCTGCAGCGGGTGCCGGCGATCTGGGTGCTGCGGCGCGAACTGGGCATGCCGCAGCGCTTCAATCTGCTCAGCTTCGCGCTCGGCGTAGTGACGCTCGCCGGTTTGCTGCTGTGGCAGGCCGGCGAGGTCAAGCTGGGGCTGTACGTGCTGGTGGGACTGGTCGCCGTCGCGGCGCTGTCTCTGCTGTTGGCGTATGGCCTGATTCGGCTGCTGGCGCCGTGGCGCAGCGGAATGAGGAGCGCATGGCGCTATGGTCTGGCCAACGTGGTGCGGCGGCGCCACACCAGTGCAGGGCAAGTGGTCGCCCTCGGCTTCGGCCTGACGGCACTGCTGCTGCTTACCTTGGTGCGCGGCGACCTGTTGCACAGCTGGCAGACTACTTTGCCCCATGACGCGCCCAACCGTTTCATCATCAATATCCAGCCGCAGCAACTGCCTGCACTGCGGGAGTTTTTTGCCGGACGCGGCATGGCCAGCCCCGAACTGTTCCCCATGGTGCGCGGGCGACTGGTCGCCATCAACGGCAGGCAGACGACTGCCGCGGACTATCCGGACGATCGTGCGAAGCGCCTGATGGAACGGGAGTTCAACCTTTCCTCGGCGGAACGCATGCAAGGCGACAACCAGCTGTTTGCCGGCAACTGGTGGCGTGCCGGCGATCCCGATGCAGCGCAGCTATCGGTGGAGGAGGGCATCGCCAAGACACTCGGCCTCAAGCTGGGAGACAAGTTGAGCTACCAGGTGGCGGGGCAGAATTTCACCGCGCGTATCACCAGCCTGCGCAAAGTGGACTGGGATTCCTTTCGCGTCAACTTTTTCGTCATCGCGCCGCCGGCATTGCTGGAGCGCTACCCGGCCAGCTACATCACCGCGTTTTACCTGCCGCCCGGCCAGGAGATGCTGCTCAACGACATGGTCAAGGCTTTCCCCAACCTGACCGTGATCGACGTGGCGGCGCTGATGGGGCATGTAAGGGCGATGATGGACCGCGTCGCGGCTGCGGTCGAATTCGTCTTCCTGTTTACCCTGGCGGCGGGCTTGATGGCGCTCTACGCGGCAATCGCTGCCACGCGTGAGGAAAGGATGTACGAAGCGGCCGTTATGCGTACCCTGGGCGCGAGCCGCAGGCAACTGGCGTTGAGCCAGCTTACCGAGTTCGCGCTGATCGGTCTGCTGGCGGGCGGTGTGGCTGCCATGGCGGCGAGCGGCCTGGGATTCTTCCTTGCTACGCGGGTATTCCATCTGCCCTACCAGTTCAACCCGTGGCTATGGCTGGTGGCGCTGGTGGCGGGAGGCGTGGGCGTGACGCTGGCAGGGTGGCTGGGTACGCGCGGCGTGTTGCGTCAGCCGCCATTGCTGACCTTGCGGCAACTGGGGTGA
- a CDS encoding ABC transporter ATP-binding protein, with the protein MSNQRISMNSPSSLIVQASRLSKQVPVGSGYLTILHQLDLEIAGGESVAILGASGSGKSTLLGLLAGLDLPSGGAVHIAGEDLFALDEDGRAALRGRLIGFVFQSFQLLPALTALENVMLPLELAGSGSAKQQALAVLERVGLSDRLHTYPKHLSGGEQQRVAIARAFAPQPKLLLADEPTGNLDSATGARIIDLLFGLNREQGTTLVLVTHDAELAQRCGRRLRLADGRLEVE; encoded by the coding sequence ATGAGCAACCAGCGGATCAGCATGAACTCTCCTTCTTCATTAATCGTGCAGGCGTCGCGCCTGTCCAAGCAAGTGCCGGTCGGGAGCGGTTATCTTACCATCTTGCACCAGCTCGACCTGGAAATCGCCGGCGGCGAATCGGTGGCGATCTTGGGCGCGTCGGGCTCGGGCAAATCCACCCTGCTGGGCCTGCTGGCCGGGCTGGATTTGCCCAGCGGAGGCGCGGTGCACATTGCCGGCGAGGACCTTTTTGCGCTCGACGAGGATGGCCGCGCCGCCTTGCGCGGACGCCTGATCGGCTTTGTGTTCCAGTCATTCCAGTTGCTGCCGGCCCTGACAGCGCTGGAGAACGTCATGTTGCCGCTGGAACTGGCCGGTTCCGGCTCAGCGAAGCAACAGGCCCTTGCCGTGCTGGAGCGGGTGGGCCTGAGCGACCGCCTGCACACCTACCCGAAACATCTTTCCGGCGGCGAACAGCAGCGCGTCGCTATCGCCCGTGCCTTTGCGCCGCAGCCGAAGCTGCTGCTGGCCGACGAACCGACCGGCAACCTCGACAGCGCGACCGGCGCCCGCATCATCGACCTGCTGTTCGGGTTGAACCGCGAGCAAGGTACCACGCTGGTGCTGGTGACCCACGATGCCGAACTGGCGCAGCGCTGCGGGCGCAGATTGCGCCTCGCGGATGGCCGTCTGGAAGTGGAATGA
- a CDS encoding arylesterase, which produces MLIRWLLIYVLLFVPTAWAGPTILVFGDSLSANYGVAVESGWVSLLQQRLMQNQYKYQVVNASISGETTAGGLTRIDTALATHKPAIVIVELGANDGLRGLPLQAMRDNLDGTIRACIARRAKVLLVGMRLPPNYGTAYNERFSMIYPALANKYHTALLPFLLEGMADKRDMFQADNLHPTAAAQPIVLENVWKRLRPLL; this is translated from the coding sequence ATGCTGATCCGCTGGTTGCTCATCTACGTACTGCTGTTTGTGCCCACGGCCTGGGCCGGGCCGACGATCCTGGTGTTCGGCGACAGCCTGTCGGCCAATTATGGCGTGGCCGTCGAATCCGGCTGGGTGAGTTTACTGCAACAGCGCCTGATGCAGAATCAATATAAATACCAGGTCGTCAATGCCAGCATCAGCGGTGAAACCACGGCCGGCGGGCTGACTCGCATCGACACCGCCCTGGCAACGCATAAGCCGGCCATCGTCATCGTCGAACTGGGCGCCAACGACGGGCTGCGCGGCCTGCCGCTGCAAGCCATGCGCGACAACCTCGACGGCACGATCCGCGCCTGCATCGCCAGACGGGCCAAAGTGCTGCTAGTCGGCATGCGCTTGCCGCCTAATTACGGCACGGCTTACAACGAACGCTTCAGCATGATCTACCCGGCCCTGGCGAACAAATATCATACCGCTCTGCTCCCCTTCCTGCTCGAAGGCATGGCCGACAAACGCGACATGTTCCAGGCAGACAATCTACACCCCACCGCTGCAGCGCAGCCAATCGTTCTGGAAAACGTCTGGAAACGGCTCCGCCCTTTGTTGTAA
- a CDS encoding sensor histidine kinase, which yields MKLDEVCNNAQCPFAPEMPRICPGLKPVLDETRQAKAQLIAHIGHELRTPLNTILGFAQMLDCCSDDTKLGEERESIDSILAASRQLLHSIGTLLALETVEIGDPESELRSPS from the coding sequence ATGAAACTGGATGAAGTGTGCAATAACGCGCAATGCCCCTTTGCACCAGAAATGCCGCGGATTTGTCCTGGGCTGAAACCGGTGTTAGATGAGACCAGGCAGGCGAAAGCACAGCTCATTGCGCACATCGGACATGAGTTGCGCACCCCGCTCAATACCATCCTCGGCTTCGCCCAGATGCTGGACTGCTGCAGCGACGACACGAAGCTTGGGGAAGAGAGGGAAAGCATCGATTCGATTCTCGCTGCCAGCAGGCAGCTGCTGCACAGCATCGGCACCCTGCTCGCGCTGGAGACAGTCGAGATCGGAGATCCGGAAAGCGAATTAAGGAGCCCATCATGA
- the msrA gene encoding peptide-methionine (S)-S-oxide reductase MsrA produces MNTKLETATLGGGCFWCIEAALGELAGVEQVLPGYSGGSLENPDYDAVCSGTTGHAEVVRVSFDSGQISYREILTAFFAIHDPTTLNRQGNDVGSQYRSVIFYHSPEQKAEAEKMIAELTAEGVWARPIVTEIVAAPVFYPAEDYHRDYYKLHAQQPYCQVVVAPKVAKLRSKFAAKLKSHER; encoded by the coding sequence ATGAATACAAAGCTTGAGACCGCTACGCTTGGAGGCGGTTGCTTCTGGTGTATCGAGGCCGCTCTGGGTGAGCTGGCAGGTGTTGAACAAGTGCTTCCCGGCTATAGCGGCGGGAGCCTGGAAAATCCCGATTACGATGCGGTGTGCAGCGGTACCACCGGTCATGCCGAAGTGGTGCGCGTCAGCTTCGACTCCGGCCAAATTTCATACCGCGAAATTCTGACCGCCTTCTTTGCCATCCACGACCCCACTACCCTGAACCGCCAGGGCAACGATGTCGGCAGCCAGTACCGTTCGGTCATTTTCTACCATTCGCCGGAACAGAAGGCCGAGGCGGAAAAAATGATCGCCGAACTCACGGCCGAGGGTGTATGGGCGCGACCCATCGTGACCGAAATCGTCGCGGCGCCCGTGTTCTATCCGGCCGAAGACTATCACCGCGATTATTACAAACTGCACGCCCAGCAGCCTTATTGCCAGGTCGTGGTGGCGCCCAAAGTGGCCAAGCTGCGGAGCAAATTCGCCGCCAAATTGAAATCGCACGAGCGCTAA
- a CDS encoding DUF3135 domain-containing protein: MNFDFDKMMVLARENPQEFERQRHDLLEEVIESRADIKWAKAFQSRIDMERRKARTPLGCCIHLYSRMWDSFYNLDEQFQRLLTALDPRNGNKTPQAEETKSLPSAKILMFRKR, encoded by the coding sequence ATGAATTTTGATTTCGACAAAATGATGGTCCTGGCGCGGGAGAACCCCCAGGAATTCGAGCGCCAGCGCCACGATCTCCTAGAAGAGGTCATCGAGAGCCGGGCGGACATCAAATGGGCCAAAGCGTTTCAGTCCCGTATCGACATGGAACGGAGAAAAGCGAGAACCCCCCTCGGCTGCTGCATTCATCTATATTCCAGGATGTGGGACAGCTTCTATAATCTGGATGAGCAATTCCAAAGATTACTGACGGCACTCGATCCCCGGAACGGCAATAAAACGCCTCAAGCTGAAGAAACAAAATCGCTTCCCTCAGCAAAGATACTCATGTTCAGAAAACGCTGA
- the lon gene encoding endopeptidase La produces MSDVNEAIEGVVIEPIGSSELALTVQTLPDTLYLLPLSERPFFPAQTLPLLMNMAPWLDTVEKIGETAQKMVGLVMVRPSSTDDVKPQDFYATGTAVHMHHPVRADGKIQFIAEGQKRFRIVKWLSDKAPYLAQVEYPNDNRGANTDEVKAYAMAIINSIKELLPLNPLYSEELKFFLNRFSPNEPSLLTDFAASLTTAPKEKLQDVLEALNLRRRMEKVLVLIKKELDVARLQSQIREQVDEKMTKNQREFFLREQLKAIQKELGLAKDDKTAEIDRFHERLAKLELTEAAQQRVDEEMQKLSMLETGSPEYAVTRNYLDWLTQLPWGKYSKDKLDLKRARKILDRDHDGLEDVKERIIEFLAVGAHKGEIAGSIVLLVGPPGVGKTSIGRSIADALGREFYRFSLGGMRDEAEIKGHRRTYIGAMPGKFVQAIKECGVANPVIMLDEVDKIGASYQGDPASSLLEVLDPEQNSDFLDHYLDVRFDLSKVLFVCTANQLDTIPGPLLDRMEVIRLAGYITSEKVTIAKHHLWPKQLEKAGMKRGELAISDAGLKHVVEGYAREAGVRNLEKQLGRLVRKSVVKLMNGEQGPARLGVEQVETYLGKPLFTNEKPLSGLGVVTGLAWTAMGGVTLSIEATRVHTRNRGFKLTGQLGDVMKESAEIAYSYVTSHLKEFKGDLKFFDEAFVHLHLPEGATPKDGPSAGVTMATALLSLARNQKVARPLAMTGELTLTGEVLAIGGVREKVIAARRIKIMELIMPEANRRDFDELPEHIREGVKVHFARQFKDVVKVVFAEKDSEGKVISVF; encoded by the coding sequence ATGTCTGACGTAAACGAAGCGATTGAAGGCGTAGTGATCGAACCGATTGGGTCTTCCGAGCTTGCATTGACGGTACAGACGCTGCCCGATACCCTTTATCTCCTGCCGCTCAGCGAACGCCCCTTCTTCCCGGCGCAGACCCTGCCGCTGCTGATGAACATGGCACCATGGCTGGATACCGTGGAGAAAATCGGCGAAACCGCGCAGAAAATGGTCGGCCTGGTGATGGTGCGTCCGAGCAGTACCGACGACGTCAAGCCGCAGGATTTTTACGCTACGGGTACCGCGGTGCACATGCATCACCCGGTGCGCGCCGACGGCAAGATACAGTTCATAGCGGAGGGGCAGAAGCGTTTCCGTATCGTCAAATGGCTCTCGGACAAGGCGCCTTACCTGGCGCAGGTGGAATACCCCAACGACAACCGCGGCGCCAATACCGACGAGGTGAAAGCCTACGCCATGGCGATCATCAACTCGATCAAGGAGCTGCTGCCGCTCAACCCGCTTTACAGCGAAGAGCTGAAGTTCTTCCTCAACCGCTTCAGCCCCAACGAGCCCTCGTTGCTCACCGATTTCGCCGCTTCGCTCACCACCGCGCCCAAGGAGAAGCTGCAGGACGTGCTGGAGGCACTCAACCTGCGCCGCCGCATGGAAAAAGTGCTGGTGCTGATCAAGAAGGAACTCGATGTCGCACGCCTGCAGTCGCAGATTCGCGAGCAGGTCGACGAGAAGATGACCAAGAACCAGCGCGAGTTCTTCCTGCGCGAACAGCTCAAGGCCATCCAGAAGGAACTCGGCCTGGCCAAGGACGACAAGACCGCCGAGATCGACCGCTTCCACGAACGCCTCGCCAAGCTCGAATTGACCGAGGCGGCGCAGCAACGCGTGGATGAAGAAATGCAGAAGCTGTCCATGCTCGAAACCGGCTCGCCGGAATATGCGGTGACGCGCAATTACCTCGACTGGCTGACCCAGTTGCCGTGGGGCAAGTATTCGAAAGACAAGCTCGACCTCAAGCGCGCGCGCAAGATTCTCGACCGCGACCACGACGGTCTGGAAGACGTGAAGGAACGCATCATCGAATTCCTCGCGGTGGGCGCGCACAAGGGCGAGATCGCCGGTTCCATCGTCCTGCTGGTCGGCCCGCCGGGGGTGGGCAAGACTTCCATCGGGCGCTCCATTGCCGATGCCCTGGGACGCGAGTTCTACCGCTTTTCCCTCGGCGGCATGCGCGACGAGGCGGAAATCAAGGGGCACCGCCGCACCTACATTGGCGCCATGCCGGGCAAGTTCGTGCAGGCCATCAAGGAATGTGGCGTGGCCAACCCGGTGATCATGCTCGACGAAGTGGACAAGATCGGCGCCTCCTATCAGGGCGACCCGGCTTCATCCCTGCTGGAAGTGCTGGACCCGGAACAGAACAGCGATTTCCTCGATCATTACCTCGACGTGCGCTTCGATTTGTCCAAGGTGCTGTTCGTGTGTACCGCCAACCAGCTCGACACCATTCCGGGGCCGCTGCTCGACCGCATGGAAGTGATCCGCCTGGCAGGCTACATCACCTCCGAGAAGGTCACCATTGCCAAGCATCACCTGTGGCCCAAGCAACTGGAAAAGGCGGGCATGAAACGCGGCGAGCTGGCGATCAGCGATGCCGGTCTGAAACATGTCGTCGAAGGCTATGCCCGCGAGGCCGGGGTGCGCAACCTAGAGAAACAGCTCGGCCGGCTGGTACGTAAATCGGTCGTCAAGCTGATGAACGGCGAGCAAGGCCCGGCGCGTCTCGGCGTGGAACAGGTGGAAACTTATCTCGGCAAGCCATTGTTCACCAATGAAAAACCATTGAGCGGGCTGGGCGTGGTCACCGGGCTGGCCTGGACCGCGATGGGCGGTGTGACGCTCTCCATCGAGGCGACGCGCGTCCACACCCGCAATCGCGGCTTCAAGCTCACCGGCCAGCTGGGCGACGTGATGAAGGAGTCGGCCGAGATCGCCTATAGCTACGTCACCTCGCATCTCAAGGAATTCAAGGGCGACCTGAAGTTCTTCGACGAGGCTTTCGTGCACCTGCACCTGCCCGAAGGCGCGACGCCCAAGGACGGCCCGAGCGCCGGCGTCACCATGGCGACGGCGCTGCTGTCGCTGGCGCGCAACCAGAAAGTCGCCCGCCCCCTGGCCATGACCGGCGAACTGACCCTGACCGGCGAGGTGCTGGCCATCGGCGGGGTGCGCGAGAAAGTCATCGCAGCGCGGCGCATCAAGATCATGGAACTGATCATGCCCGAAGCCAACCGGCGCGATTTCGACGAACTGCCCGAGCACATCCGGGAAGGGGTGAAGGTGCACTTCGCCCGTCAGTTCAAGGATGTGGTGAAAGTTGTGTTTGCGGAGAAAGACTCTGAAGGGAAAGTGATCAGCGTTTTCTGA
- a CDS encoding ferritin: MAHEGLHENEEKLAPATLDSHRAILSLMEEFEAVDWYHQRADACNNAELRAILLHNMHEEMEHAAMILEWLRRSTPRLDEILRTYLFSQGDITLAEEVATGKIAGAEPLQGGAATPHLTVGSMKGA; the protein is encoded by the coding sequence ATGGCACACGAAGGCCTGCACGAAAACGAAGAAAAGCTTGCCCCGGCGACCCTGGATTCCCACCGTGCCATCCTCTCCCTGATGGAGGAATTCGAGGCGGTCGACTGGTACCACCAGCGCGCCGATGCCTGTAACAACGCGGAATTGCGCGCCATTCTGCTGCACAACATGCACGAGGAAATGGAGCACGCTGCCATGATCCTGGAATGGCTGCGCCGCAGTACCCCCAGGCTGGACGAAATCCTGCGTACTTACCTGTTCAGCCAGGGCGACATCACCCTGGCCGAGGAAGTGGCGACCGGCAAGATCGCCGGCGCGGAGCCGCTCCAGGGCGGGGCGGCGACACCGCATCTGACGGTCGGCAGCATGAAAGGAGCCTGA
- a CDS encoding family 1 encapsulin nanocompartment shell protein yields the protein MNNTNLPFDASILTRMEELAVTEARKVLTARRFLPVDGPFGLGYVAAPAGNDDQRQHASHGATTIISRTIPVPMIFRHFTLSRRRVSAHTEMGQPLDLSALGQSTLELASREEELIYRGDAEFGLDGLCTVESRNHLPGGDWNDVEQVLRDVLSAVTLLDKSHFHGPYALALEPRLYNNLFRRYPEGSDLLQINHLQGLCTNGIFKTDIEGAVLVAPEAGTLLIGEDFTVDYTFPDSAHFNFTVRESMVLRLDAPKAICTITPATQGQRTKK from the coding sequence ATGAACAACACCAATCTTCCGTTTGACGCCTCCATTCTCACGCGCATGGAGGAACTGGCGGTGACCGAGGCGCGCAAGGTCCTCACGGCGCGCCGCTTCCTCCCGGTGGACGGGCCTTTCGGCCTGGGCTATGTGGCTGCCCCGGCAGGCAACGACGACCAGCGCCAGCACGCTTCCCACGGCGCCACCACCATCATTTCCCGCACCATCCCGGTGCCCATGATCTTCCGCCACTTCACCCTGAGCCGGCGCCGTGTTTCCGCCCATACCGAGATGGGCCAGCCGCTCGATCTCAGCGCCCTCGGCCAGTCCACCCTGGAGCTGGCATCGCGCGAGGAGGAGCTGATCTACCGCGGCGATGCGGAATTCGGCCTGGACGGGCTGTGCACCGTGGAGAGCCGCAACCATCTGCCGGGCGGCGACTGGAACGACGTGGAACAGGTGCTGCGCGACGTGCTGTCCGCCGTCACCTTGCTGGACAAGTCGCATTTTCACGGCCCCTATGCGCTGGCGCTCGAACCGCGCCTCTACAACAACCTGTTCCGGCGCTACCCGGAAGGCTCCGACCTGCTGCAGATCAACCATCTGCAAGGCCTGTGCACCAACGGCATTTTCAAGACCGATATCGAGGGCGCAGTGCTGGTCGCCCCCGAGGCCGGCACCCTGCTCATCGGCGAGGATTTCACCGTGGACTACACCTTCCCCGATTCGGCCCATTTCAACTTCACTGTGCGCGAGTCCATGGTGCTGCGCCTCGATGCGCCCAAGGCGATCTGCACCATCACCCCGGCAACTCAGGGCCAGCGGACCAAAAAATGA
- a CDS encoding NAD(P)/FAD-dependent oxidoreductase — protein MTKFDYVIVGGGLAGASAIEGIRERDEKGSILLLSAEAHPPYDRPPLSKKLWFGKTRVEEIFLHDQAFYDERGVNMLLGEKAEKLDPHEKTVATASGKRYLFGKLLLATGASPRRSDIPGGDLEGICYFRTLDDYLRMRSDAKVDRTALIVGGGFIGSELAAALNLNLEVTMIFPSLTLCRRVFPEALGMAVQRHFQERGIRVIHSDSPVSFSKNGGGFRTETMSGKSIESDLLIVGIGVDPDIGLARDAGLEVGNGIVVNEYLETTHPDIYAAGDNAFFPYPALGKSMRIEHWDNALTQGRWAGSNMAGAHEPFTYQPYFFSDLFEFGYEATGEVDTSLETFADWQKENHTGVIYYLREGRVRGVMMCNVWDRLDAARELIRKGEIVTHDSLRGAIR, from the coding sequence ATGACTAAATTCGATTACGTGATCGTGGGCGGCGGCCTGGCCGGTGCCTCGGCCATCGAGGGCATCCGGGAGCGCGACGAGAAGGGGAGCATCCTGCTGCTCAGCGCGGAAGCTCACCCGCCCTACGACCGCCCGCCGCTTTCCAAGAAACTGTGGTTCGGCAAAACCCGGGTGGAAGAGATCTTCCTGCACGACCAGGCGTTCTACGACGAGCGTGGGGTAAACATGCTGCTCGGCGAAAAGGCGGAGAAACTCGATCCGCATGAGAAAACCGTCGCCACTGCAAGCGGCAAGCGCTACCTCTTCGGCAAACTGCTGCTGGCAACCGGCGCTTCGCCGCGCCGTAGCGACATTCCCGGCGGCGACCTGGAAGGCATCTGCTATTTCCGCACGCTCGACGATTACCTGCGCATGCGCAGCGATGCGAAAGTCGACAGGACCGCGCTGATCGTCGGCGGCGGGTTCATCGGCTCGGAGCTTGCCGCCGCGCTCAACCTCAATCTCGAAGTCACCATGATTTTCCCCTCGCTCACTCTTTGTCGCCGGGTGTTTCCGGAAGCCCTCGGCATGGCGGTGCAGCGACATTTCCAGGAACGCGGCATCCGCGTGATCCACTCCGACTCTCCGGTGTCCTTCAGCAAGAACGGCGGCGGATTCCGCACTGAGACCATGAGCGGCAAAAGTATCGAATCCGACCTGCTGATCGTCGGTATCGGCGTCGATCCGGACATCGGCCTAGCCCGGGACGCGGGGCTGGAAGTGGGTAACGGCATCGTGGTCAACGAGTATCTCGAAACGACCCATCCCGACATTTACGCGGCCGGCGACAACGCCTTTTTCCCCTATCCTGCGCTGGGCAAGAGCATGCGCATCGAGCACTGGGACAACGCGCTGACGCAGGGACGCTGGGCCGGCTCGAACATGGCCGGGGCGCACGAGCCTTTTACCTACCAGCCGTATTTCTTTTCGGACCTGTTCGAGTTCGGCTACGAAGCCACCGGCGAGGTGGACACCAGCCTGGAAACCTTCGCCGACTGGCAGAAGGAAAACCATACCGGGGTGATCTATTACCTGCGCGAAGGCCGCGTACGCGGGGTGATGATGTGCAACGTCTGGGACCGGCTCGATGCCGCGCGCGAACTGATCCGCAAGGGGGAAATCGTCACGCACGACAGCCTGCGCGGCGCCATACGCTGA
- a CDS encoding phospholipase D family protein: MKKIIPWLLILLCGSASAFEFPSSSPATQTIAASGTVQLAFSPQDDAGALVIQAIRGARKQVLVQAYSFTHRQIAYALMDARRRGVDVQLIADDEQIRRMERGLVPRIAASGVTTFVDNVHSSAHNKIMVIDAGTPQAAVITGSFNFTQAAQNKNAENLLVFRGNPQLTQAYLANWQRHRAHARPYEPGR; the protein is encoded by the coding sequence ATGAAAAAAATCATTCCCTGGCTTCTAATCCTTCTCTGCGGCAGTGCCTCCGCCTTCGAATTCCCGTCCAGCTCACCTGCAACCCAAACCATCGCCGCCAGCGGCACCGTCCAGCTGGCGTTCTCGCCGCAAGACGATGCCGGCGCACTGGTGATCCAAGCCATTCGCGGCGCCAGAAAACAGGTGCTGGTGCAGGCCTACAGCTTCACCCATCGCCAGATCGCCTATGCCCTGATGGATGCCAGGCGCCGTGGAGTGGACGTGCAACTGATCGCCGACGACGAACAGATACGCCGGATGGAGCGCGGCCTGGTGCCGAGGATCGCCGCTTCCGGGGTGACCACATTCGTGGATAACGTCCACAGCAGCGCCCACAACAAAATCATGGTGATCGACGCCGGCACGCCCCAGGCCGCGGTCATCACCGGATCTTTCAATTTCACCCAGGCAGCCCAGAACAAGAACGCTGAGAACCTGCTGGTGTTCCGTGGCAACCCCCAGCTGACGCAGGCCTATCTCGCCAACTGGCAGCGGCACCGCGCCCATGCCAGACCGTATGAACCAGGCCGTTGA